A single window of Cheilinus undulatus linkage group 12, ASM1832078v1, whole genome shotgun sequence DNA harbors:
- the pigw gene encoding phosphatidylinositol-glycan biosynthesis class W protein, with the protein MSQKELKEAFVSNLNGTSLQEVALGSLLSPVCIINRGLILILYYQAKRTLPLPLPLVSHLCLDFSLLILPLVLSCTILSSILLQVILSLIFLLACIIGFIYLKNNHAQSTVSAFLQSHVQFEQVPFVTMFRVFVNVKTAISILAVDFSVFPRRYAKTETYGTGVMDFGVGAYIFANALVCPEARGKSISGSRVNHIKKQLLSVWPLVALGLGRLVSVKMTGYHEHVKEYGVHWNFFFTLAIVRVVTSLLLAVLPANQSWVYAILISGFYQFALEKSELKDFILHNNDREKDFIHANKEGIFSVVGYVAIYMAGVQVGLYVMQPRSLVRQWLKALLNLLFACFILYTALWTCQTLIEPVSRCLANLPFCIWSVAQSLLFLSCIGIADIVLLFSKKTSGCHLVPSSWNLFKKESDSGKKTYKVERLCLVQAVSRNQLLFFLFANVMTGLTNSLVDTLSCSSVFSVCVLLLYMFVNCFVIYLLHVCGITIKFW; encoded by the coding sequence ATGTCGCAAAAGGAACTGAAGGAAGCGTTTGTCAGTAATCTAAATGGTACCAGTCTTCAGGAGGTGGCACTGGGCTCACTTCTCTCTCCAGTGTGCATCATCAACAGAGGACTCATCCTGATCCTCTACTATCAGGCCAAAAGGACTCTTCCTTTGCCTCTTCCACTTGTTTCTCACCTGTGTCTAGATTTCTCCCTGCTTATTCTTCCCCTTGTGCTGTCATGCACGATCCTTAGCAGCATTCTCCTCCAAGTCATCCTGAGCCTTATCTTTTTATTAGCATGCATTATTGGCTTCATCTATCTTAAAAACAACCATGCACAAAGCACTGTCAGCGCCTTTCTGCAGAGTCACGTTCAGTTCGAGCAGGTTCCCTTTGTGACCATGTTTCGAgtgtttgtaaatgtaaaaacagcaaTCAGCATTCTTGCAGTTGACTTCAGCGTGTTCCCAAGACGATACGCCAAAACAGAAACCTATGGGACAGGTGTCATGGACTTTGGTGTTGGAGCTTATATATTTGCAAATGCTCTTGTTTGTCCTGAGGCACGAGGGAAGAGCATCTCAGGATCAAGGGTGAACCACATCAAGAAGCAGCTCCTGTCCGTGTGGCCGCTGGTTGCTCTTGGATTGGGAAGGCTGGTTAGTGTCAAAATGACCGGCTACCATGAGCATGTGAAAGAATATGGCGTCCACTGGAATTTCTTCTTCACACTAGCCATCGTCAGAGTTGTCACCTCTTTGCTTTTGGCTGTCTTGCCAGCCAACCAGTCATGGGTATATGCAATTCTGATCAGTGGATTTTATCAATTTGCTCTGGAGAAATCAGAGCTGAAGGACTTTATTCTCCACAACAATGACAGAGAGAAGGACTTTATTCATGCGAACAAGGAGGGCATTTTCTCAGTAGTGGGCTATGTGGCTATCTACATGGCAGGAGTTCAGGTTGGACTCTATGTGATGCAACCAAGATCTCTTGTTCGACAGTGGCTCAAAGCCCTCCTTAAccttttgtttgcatgtttcatTCTATACACTGCTCTGTGGACATGTCAGACACTCATAGAGCCTGTGTCTCGCTGCTTAGCTAATTTGCCTTTCTGCATATGGAGTGTTGCACAATCATTGTTGTTTCTGTCTTGCATTGGCATTGCTGatattgttttactgttttcaaaaaagacaTCAGGCTGTCATTTGGTTCCTTCATCATGGAATCTGTTTAAGAAAGAGTCAGACTCTGGCAAAAAGACCTATAAGGTAGAACGGCTGTGCCTTGTTCAGGCTGTCAGCAGGAACCAActgttgtttttcctgtttgcaAATGTCATGACAGGATTGACAAACTCACTAGTGGACACACTAAGCTGCAGCAGTGtattttcagtgtgtgttttgctgctgtacATGTTTGTGAATTGCTTTGTGATTTATCTTTTACATGTTTGTGGAATCACTATAAAATTCTGGTAA